ttattttttgttgttttagaCCAAAACCAGAAAATGAAGCCAATAActtatatacttaatttttcaTGTATTTATTGTTTGATTGATACTGAAAATGACATGGGAAAATGGAATGCTTATAAATGGGCACCACACCACCACTTGTATTTCAACATTTTTCTTagtattcttttcttaaatttaattctctTAATATTTGCATTATTAAATGTCATACTTAATGTGATTTCTAATTATCATTAAGCTATATATAACAATATcttcttaagaaaatattattctaaaaagataaaaataaaaaaattgaattatatatttataatatatattcattacttTACTATAATCATTACAaacattaattttactttatatgcATAATTTATTACTATGAATGAATTATGACCTTGGGAGCAAAATCACTATCACCATTATTATCTTGTTACCATGTGAGGACCATTATTATCTTGATTCCATGTGGgcattcattaatttttaagaaacaTAATTCtgctaattaattttcttatacttataCTAATTATTAGATGATAGCACATAGTAAATTATACCTGTAAGTGCAatcaattttatgaaattttaattaaataacataagttattaatcattcaaatattaatttaggaAGGTAAAACTGTAGTTTTTAACATCAAACAGAAATTtgaaatcaatatatttttgttataaatgccaaaaaaaactttaaaaaggGGAAGCATATAGGGATAAAATATTTCATGGggattaaggaaaaaaataatggcCATGCAGAAAGCATCTgtaaagaaggaaagaaaaaagggggCAGCATTATCACTAAAGACCTATTTAATTATGattctttactttaatttgcttttgcttttgcaAACCACAAAATCAACTTTTGTGTCCCATTGGACCAACTTGTCTTTGtctttgcaatttgattttgGGAAAAAAAGTATGTTGATGATGCTTGTTTCAATAAGGACCCTATTTCCTATGCTAATTTATGAACTTGACAATTTCAAgacaaaataacaatttttttttttcaagagaAAATTAAGCATTCCAACTTCATGAGAAAGTGGGATTTGTTCTTCAATCAAGACATTgacaaattcttcttttcatGGAGAGATGTGACAAATTATGAAACTGAGCACCACAAAGGTTTTCTCTGTGATTGAATGTTTTGCTACCATCAAGATAATccatattgttattttattttgattctatcatatgcttaatatcttaaaaaaaaaaagttgttaTATAttctcaataaataaaaattaaaattacataattttgtACATTTTTTAGCAAACAAAATTGggggaaaagaagaaaaaggaaatgcaGTAGAGGCTTGTGAGTTCAAAAAGTGGAATCATTgtacaatgatatttttgcaATCATGTAAATATGGTGCAAATTAAGATGGCAATTCACATCAAGTGAAAGCTACAATTTAGTACTAATTAACATCAACATTATTAAGCAGTTAGCTGCAGATAGAGTGTCTAAATGAAGAAGAGATGTTTGCCAGCTTAACCTTAGTAGTTCATAATGTGATGTCTATTTGTCCCAAAAACTTAGCAGCTTCCATCACCCATCAGAATGGTTTGGTTATTTGGTACTAATAGTTGTGTACAGTGACAAATTGACAATCAAGGCAAGGCAGCCCGAGGAATAAGAGCCTTAATGAAAAAGgcctatataaatatataataccCAATTATTGAAAATGGGAAATATACCATTTTCTAGCTTCTAGACATCCCTCTTGTTATctgaaattaaagaattagtaaatattcTGTGCAGGagaaaaatagattaaattatgattgggtaatataatccaataattGAGTTCAATACATGCCGGATCATCAGACTggaacatatttatatatatttttattataaataaatatagtcagtcatttttacatatacatctctctttatttgaaatgattttattttttttcaatttttgtcaaattgaaaaataaaatatacgaacatgattatttatttattcaacataaatatataatataatttaaatttttttttaaataattcaaatcaaaataattgaatgtCTGACTcgaatatttatatgtaagtatgtatgtatatgaaaataaagatgaGATGTTAATTAACAATTGCTAAGAAGATAAATCATCTTATGGTTAGCAGCAGATAAAGTAGGACTCTTGTCAAATCATTGATTTATCCTTCCACAGCTTACCATTTCTCAATCACTAAAAATAACAGGACATTAAAGTCAATGAGAAGCCTAATTGTACAAATATTTAGCCCTCACAGTGTCATTTTGTACTCTTTTGGAATGGCCTGTAGTAAAGTGTAATTGCCAAGACTCTTAGCCTTGGGCCTCACTCTCTTGGCCCATACTCTTCTTCATGATCTAATTTTCTTggctataataaaaaaaagtcaaaatttTGAACATTTTCTGAAGTTCAAGGTCCAAATTGGAAAAGCATTATCACAAGTTTGAAGATCAGATATATTCCCATGCTTGTGTTTCTAAGCATCTATCTCTTTgtgtttttgctttttttttttcttttttattaataaaaagtttaaagaaTCTGAATATCTGCAAAGTGGagtatagttttttttttaatattatatttaattgaaatataaaaaattataaaatttatctataaatttaaatttgtatgatttgaataaagtaaaaattaatttaaaattttaaatatttaaatttatataaaattaattataattaaattaaattctacaaaaatagatagaatttGCAAATAAATTCTACGTTagttttgttaatatattttataatactaaaatatttctttcaagtttattattcttattttatatttttctcatatatttttatcaaatgaaatgagttttttaatagatttcaactaaatataatatcagtaatttttattataaaaatactatattaaaatGCAAAATAATGTACAAAGACCAacaaaagttattattttattgtttagtatttaataagacagtcatttctttatttacaGAAAACaattatatctttaaattgactataaagataataattcattagtggagaagagaggaaaagaataaaaattgggAGCTAgatttcaaatatttcaacTGTCATCTTGgttaataaatagaaaagaattatttagtggatgattaagtaattaagaacAAAGACAAGGAAGAAAAGTCAGACAAGGAAATAATTGCAagcataattaaaatttagcagttttatataataattataataatggAGGCAAAGACAAGAAAGATAAGAAGCATTGGAGAAACAAGGTatccctttcttttcttcaactgTTACAGAGGTTTGAACACTAAGCAAAGCTGcactctttctctttttctctctctgaAAAGTCCCAATCTAATCTTTTTATCTTCCAACATTCCCTCAACAGACCAAAAACCTCTCTCTGTTTCCCCTTAAAAGCTTTGCCCTTTTTCATatatctctctttctctcccactttttattttttttgaatttcttttgttgtCTCCTATTTTCTTGTCAAGACTCAAAGGGAGAGGTAACAAATGTGGCAAAAGCAGCCTAATAATAAATCTTCTTCCTTTAGAGAATCTCTCAAAGCTCTTGAAGCTGATATACAGCATGCTAATACCCTGTAAGTTCTCTAGTTCTATCCATTCATTTCTATATTTcgttacttttttttttgttggcaCTATGACTTAAGTTCTGTGAAATTCGTGAAAGTTTTGATCTTTGATTAACTTTTAAGAAAGTAATTctgtttttttattgtttttttcaCCTGTTTATCATTCTGGGTTTGTGTCATTGGTCCCATTCATTTGTGGTAGGTGGGGTGGAACTTGTGATGAACAAAGATAAAAGTTggtgaatttttaaaatttggaaATTAATGGCAATTAGATGTAATTTGAGAAAAGTTGGTGAATTTGAATATGCATTTGGGTTTCTAAATATGGAAGACTTCATTTATGCTTTTTCTAGATGGAATTTTTGGTTAGGATTCTGTTATTGCTAGTGAGATATAGCCTATACTTCTGTCTGTTGTCATGGAATTGGTAAAGATTTAAAGTTGTTTGTCCTGAAAAATTTGTAGAGGATGTATCATTGTCTAATATGCTTTTGATGCTGAAGGTTGACTGTTAAGTCTTCATTTCTCAATTGGGGTGTTGTGTTGGGGCTTTGCAGGGCAGCTGCTATTCCAGGAGATTATGGCGGGGATCGTGTGCAAATGAGATTGTCATACAGCCCTCTTGCCCCATTCATCCTTTTTTTGGTTGAATGGATGGATTATAGTTGTACAGATGCCCTCCCTAGTTATCTAGGGCTTCTCCACATACTTGTATACAAGGTGGGTTGATGATGTCTGTTTCAGCTGATTGTTGccttttctcatattgctGAGACAAAATAGAATGCTATTTCTATACTTGCGTTGTGGCTTTTGGTTCCTGTTTCACATCTTAAAAACTCAAAACAAGCTTTTCTGTACTTTATTCAGGTTTATGTTGATGGAATGCCGACATTGTCATCTAAAGAAAGGAAGGCCACACTAAGGGAATTTTACGGTCTGCTCTTTACGGACTTGTCATTAATAACTGGCTTTAGCCaacctttctttctttttgttcttccTTGATTTCTAAATGCATTCACTTGAAACATACTTGCAGCTACTATATATCCTTCACTTAGGTTGCTTGAAGGAGAGTTTATTGAATTGGAAGATAATCCTAGGAGAAGCCAATGGACTGAAGCTTTCAGCAGAAAGAGAGTGGAAGACAAGAGGAAGCGATCTGATTACGACATTGAGAGAGATGATGAATGTGGGATATGCATGGAAGATAGTGCAAAGATGGTACTCCCTAACTGCGGGCATTCCTTGTGTATTAGCTGCTTCCACGACTGGTATCTCCTACTTCCATCTTCTGTCAGAATTCTTTTAGTTTGCTTCTGTATATGCATTTACCACTGCTCTGATATGCCTTCTTTTTAAATGTACTTCCATTTCTGACAGGAACACAAGATCTCAGTCCTGCCCGTTTTGTCGAGGGAGCCTTAAAAGAGTGAAGTCTTTAGATTTATGGGTTCTCATTAATAACAGTGATATAATTGATACGGTTACTATTGCAAGAGAGAACTTGAGGCGTTTCTACCTTTACATTGAGAAACTGCCTCTTTTAATGCCAGAGACTCATGCCATTCTGTTTGATTACATGATCTGACATACAGAGAAAGAATGTAGTCAATCGTAGGTATAACCGGCCACCAATCGTACATAGGATATAGTGTGGGAGACCTTTGATCCTATTCGCCGTTGCTGGTTGAGCAGTTATTTAGTCTGctgtatataattaactaaacaCCGATGGTTACCTTATGAAGTTGGAACCAGTTGATAAGGAGGCGAAGATCGTCGCAAAAGTAGCTGGTACAAAAGCAAAGATTAAGCACCTGGAAGTATGTGGCAAATATagatgtaaataaaaaaaaaagatgatagATAAAAGGTATGCTTGGCATTCAACTCAGCTTTTTGGAACCTGAGTGTTGGAATGGAAATACTAGAAATTTGCATGTTCAGATTTCTGCTTACTATCAACTGttgtatgaaaaatattatgaattaaatgTATTTCTATAGTATTTTTATGACACTTCTCCTACTGATCTACCCTTATGAAGTTGCTGATATAGTAACAGGACTTTGCCATGGCTCTTCTTTGGTCCCAATAGTGAAGCAATGGCTGCATTTAACTGTAACATAACAATTGGAAAAATTTAAAGTGCTCTCTAAGCTACAGCAATCTATTATTGACTTTGCTTACAACATTTAGCAACAGTAAGTTAATTAGTTGAGATCAGCATGTAATTAGGAGCCACGTATGATGCTTCTGTGTTTACCTTGCTAAATAATGAACTTTTTAGTAATTCCATTAACTgcaagcaaaagtttaaggtTTCATGTTAATCTTGATGCGTTTAGCTTCATTAAATTCATTAAGTTGCACTTCACTGTACCTTTAAGAATAGAGTTTTCTAGGAGTGTTAAGGCAAGCAAAATCAGGTACAATGACGGGATTGTGCCGAGACAAGTTACTGCAGTGGAATAAATATCTGACACTAGTTTCCTGAAGTACTTGGAGGCCCCAAAAACAGTAACTTTCATTTGGCAATTGATTGAGGCCATcctttttatgataaaaataaccTAGAATTTGGTAGTTTCCAAGAACAAAATGACCTGCTAGCCAGCACcttctttcaaaaagaaatggtgaaaaataaatccataaagttataaataataattaagcaGGTAAAGATGAACCTTTAACTTTtgattaaacaaattaaagtaaCATTCCCACTTAAGCGATTTTGCGTGGTGGTTGTTTCATGACTCTTGACTAATAGAATTTTAGCTATTGAAGTATTGATCAATCGATTCATCAAATTTTAACTCTCCTTCTAGTTCTGTTTCGTGATTCTTGGGTCTAACCAGACATGATGATCCATGGTTTCTCTTCACCTCTAAACAATGATTTTCCTGCTGGTCTTCGTGTTCTAGTTGTCGATAATGATCCCACCTGGTCCAGAATCCTTGAAAAAATGCTGAAGAAGTGCTCTTACCAAGGTTATAAATGTTCATTAGCTCTGTTAAAGTTCTCAATTTATTATTGCTTAACATTCGGTCATGcttgctttattttcttttcttgtattttatGTCTTGATTTCTAACTACTCTTTAGTATCTTACAACAATATGTTCTCTTTATTACATATCTCCTTTTCTTGGTGAAAAGCTGCTTCGTGTTCCATTAAGAATTCTGAGCTTCTTTTTGAGCATGTAAGGTAACATGAAACTGCAGGAATTGGAGATATTTTGCAttgattttgttgtttttgcagtataaaca
The sequence above is drawn from the Ricinus communis isolate WT05 ecotype wild-type chromosome 7, ASM1957865v1, whole genome shotgun sequence genome and encodes:
- the LOC8278478 gene encoding E3 ubiquitin-protein ligase AIRP2 encodes the protein MWQKQPNNKSSSFRESLKALEADIQHANTLAAAIPGDYGGDRVQMRLSYSPLAPFILFLVEWMDYSCTDALPSYLGLLHILVYKVYVDGMPTLSSKERKATLREFYATIYPSLRLLEGEFIELEDNPRRSQWTEAFSRKRVEDKRKRSDYDIERDDECGICMEDSAKMVLPNCGHSLCISCFHDWNTRSQSCPFCRGSLKRVKSLDLWVLINNSDIIDTVTIARENLRRFYLYIEKLPLLMPETHAILFDYMI